A region from the Aegilops tauschii subsp. strangulata cultivar AL8/78 chromosome 5, Aet v6.0, whole genome shotgun sequence genome encodes:
- the LOC109753257 gene encoding dehydration-responsive element-binding protein 1H-like, with the protein MPLVQTASGKTIKQCTPQDTKILTLPSQAQPALTLHRTPSTVRSSSSQHRPPAAMDMSGSDQQWSSPSSPSSTSSHPKRPAGRTKFKETRHPVYRGVRRRGNAGRWVCEVRVPGQRGERLWLGTYLTADAAARAHDAAMLGLLGRSAACLNFPDSAWLLAVPPALTDLAAVRRAALAAVADFQRRHAANGAATVPTDEETSSASAPSSADNAGGSSATSQPSAEGTFEVPSAMGSDMFELDLSGEMDLGTYYADLADGLLLEPPSSLDSGACWDTGDGGADSGLWSY; encoded by the coding sequence ATGCCGCTTGTCCAGACCGCGTCAGGCAAAACTATAAAGCAGTGCACTCCACAAGACACTAAAATCCTAACACTCCCATCTCAAGCTCAACCTGCTCTCACACTCCACAGAACACCGTCCACCGTACGAAGCTCATCAAGCCAGCACCGACCACCTGCCGCGATGGACATGAGCGGCTCGGACCAGCAATGGAGCTCCCCTTCCTCGCCGTCGTCGACCTCCTCGCACCCGAAGCGTCCCGCCGGGCGCACCAAGTTCAAGGAGACGCGCCACCCGGTGTACCGCGGCGTGCGGCGCCGGGGCAACGCCGGCCGCTGGGTGTGCGAGGTGCGCGTCCCCGGGCAGCGCGGCGAGCGGCTCTGGCTCGGCACGTACCTCACCGCCGACGCGGCCGCGCGTGCGCACGACGCCGCCATGCTCGGCCTGCTCGGTCGCTCGGCCGCGTGCCTCAATTTCCCCGACTCCGCGTGGCTCCTTGCCGTGCCCCCCGCGCTCACCGACCTCGCGGCCGTCCGGCGCGCGGCCCTGGCCGCCGTGGCGGACTTCCAGCGCCGGCATGCCGCCAACGGCGCAGCCACCGTCCCCACCGATGAGGAGACCTCCAGCGCGTCCGCTCCGTCGTCTGCCGACAATGCGGGCGGCTCGTCAGCGACTTCGCAGCCTTCGGCCGAGGGAACGTTCGAGGTGCCGTCCGCAATGGGCAGCGACATGTTCGAGCTGGACTTGTCCGGGGAGATGGACCTGGGCACGTACTACGCGGACCTCGCGGACGGGCTGCTCCTGGAGCCGCCGTCATCGCTGGACAGTGGGGCGTGCTGGGATACCGGAGACGGCGGAGCTGACTCCGGGCTCTGGAGCTACTGA